From Micromonospora sp. NBC_01699, a single genomic window includes:
- a CDS encoding M56 family metallopeptidase has translation MIAAMVLLAYATVVATAGRHLLVRTTQRTAYPLVAVAGWHMAIVWMLAATAAAAALAVLHPPGVIAELTLTYAVVANRADAHVPLLVGPAALALLVAVALRWTWAAVACTIGDLRRQRRHMGTVRLVARTDTARGIHVLPAEEAAVYCLAGRTPAIVATTGAVRSLTDAQLAAVLDHERCHLRERHHLHIRWSTILARAFPFVPVFTAAQRHVPALLELRADDVAAHRHGAWSVAEALAVLAMARRQGVLNAGGPGAAARAHRLLGGRAGRERPWRLAAVLLAIATAPLSVLLVPFCW, from the coding sequence GTGATCGCCGCCATGGTCCTGCTCGCCTACGCGACGGTCGTGGCCACCGCCGGGCGTCACCTCCTGGTACGCACCACCCAGCGAACCGCGTACCCGCTGGTGGCGGTCGCCGGCTGGCACATGGCCATCGTGTGGATGCTCGCCGCCACGGCGGCAGCTGCCGCCCTCGCCGTGCTGCACCCGCCCGGGGTGATCGCCGAACTCACCCTCACCTACGCGGTCGTGGCGAACCGGGCCGACGCCCACGTGCCGCTACTGGTCGGCCCCGCCGCCCTCGCCCTACTCGTCGCGGTGGCGCTGCGCTGGACCTGGGCCGCCGTGGCCTGCACCATTGGCGACCTCAGGCGACAACGCCGACACATGGGCACGGTCCGCCTCGTCGCACGGACCGACACCGCACGGGGGATACACGTCCTGCCGGCGGAGGAAGCGGCCGTGTACTGCCTCGCCGGGCGAACCCCCGCGATCGTCGCCACCACCGGCGCCGTCCGATCACTGACCGACGCCCAACTGGCGGCCGTCCTCGACCACGAGCGTTGCCACCTGCGTGAGCGCCACCACCTGCACATCCGGTGGTCGACCATCCTCGCCCGGGCGTTTCCGTTCGTGCCGGTCTTCACCGCCGCGCAACGGCACGTACCGGCCCTGCTGGAGCTGCGCGCCGACGACGTCGCCGCCCACCGGCACGGCGCGTGGTCTGTCGCCGAGGCACTCGCGGTACTGGCCATGGCACGCCGCCAGGGCGTGCTCAATGCCGGCGGTCCCGGCGCCGCGGCGCGCGCGCACCGACTGTTGGGCGGACGCGCGGGGCGAGAGCGCCCGTGGCGGTTGGCCGCCGTCCTGCTCGCGATTGCCACGGCGCCGCTCAGCGTGCTGCTTGTCCCGTTCTGCTGGTAA
- a CDS encoding murein hydrolase activator EnvC family protein, whose protein sequence is MRQRLSSESDRYRGRRRVPRPSRRRYGMVAMAALVGAGLTVAGVQYLPDTKSVARPALVDLGAGSPTAEVAARAEAAERASRSRARDSAEDGVRADEDRWRLPLGEYAFTVAYGVVAGQSHPGVDLSAAPGREFRAVHAGRVTFSGWRGGYGNSVVVDHGNGIQTLYGHASTLRVTEGQSVSAGDVLGLVGATGDTYGPRLHLEVHTAGAAHDPVPLLRSFGVDLELGVESVG, encoded by the coding sequence GTGCGGCAACGGCTTTCATCGGAATCTGATCGCTATCGTGGCCGGCGCCGGGTGCCGCGTCCGTCCCGGCGGCGTTACGGGATGGTGGCGATGGCCGCGTTAGTCGGCGCCGGACTGACCGTCGCGGGTGTGCAGTACCTACCCGATACGAAGTCGGTCGCGCGGCCCGCGTTGGTCGACCTCGGCGCCGGGTCGCCGACGGCCGAAGTGGCGGCGCGGGCCGAGGCCGCCGAGCGGGCCTCCCGCTCCAGGGCGCGCGACTCCGCGGAGGATGGTGTCCGGGCCGATGAGGATCGGTGGCGACTGCCGCTCGGGGAGTACGCGTTCACCGTCGCGTACGGGGTCGTCGCCGGGCAGAGCCACCCGGGGGTTGACCTGAGCGCCGCGCCGGGGCGGGAGTTCCGGGCAGTGCACGCGGGCAGGGTGACGTTCTCCGGTTGGCGGGGCGGTTACGGGAACAGCGTGGTCGTCGACCACGGCAACGGCATCCAGACCCTGTACGGGCACGCGTCCACGTTGCGGGTGACCGAGGGTCAGTCGGTGTCCGCCGGTGACGTCCTGGGGCTGGTCGGCGCTACCGGAGACACGTACGGTCCCCGGCTGCATTTGGAGGTCCACACCGCCGGGGCGGCCCACGACCCCGTTCCGCTGCTGCGGTCGTTCGGCGTCGATCTGGAACTCGGAGTCGAGAGCGTCGGGTGA
- a CDS encoding PH domain-containing protein, with translation MSSTPPDQESSDQELRVSDDQQHTVTSLTVHPRRLRRISIVAAPIILVAYIWWGWTLSGTTSNGGALTEEDQWALMGLGPIVAALALLPLRLRVDANPDGVRVRGFHRDLTVPWTMVSAVQFNRTAMCGSLALTNSESVQLLAIQIFDGPRAVAAIRQLRAIHAAAQADTSVKGHATATAVTGE, from the coding sequence ATGAGTTCAACGCCGCCTGACCAGGAATCGAGCGATCAGGAGCTTCGCGTGAGCGACGACCAGCAGCACACAGTGACGTCCCTCACCGTGCATCCCCGACGACTGCGCCGAATCTCGATCGTGGCCGCACCGATCATCCTCGTCGCGTATATCTGGTGGGGTTGGACACTGAGCGGTACGACCAGCAACGGCGGCGCGCTCACCGAAGAAGACCAGTGGGCGCTCATGGGCCTCGGCCCGATCGTCGCCGCCCTGGCCCTGCTTCCGCTGCGGCTGCGGGTCGACGCCAACCCCGATGGCGTGCGGGTACGCGGATTTCACCGCGACCTGACCGTCCCATGGACGATGGTGTCGGCCGTCCAGTTCAACCGCACCGCCATGTGCGGGTCACTGGCACTGACGAACTCCGAATCGGTGCAACTGCTCGCCATTCAGATCTTCGACGGACCGCGCGCCGTCGCGGCGATCCGGCAGTTGCGCGCAATACACGCCGCCGCCCAAGCCGATACTTCCGTAAAGGGCCACGCCACCGCGACAGCCGTAACCGGCGAATAG